The Actinobacillus suis ATCC 33415 DNA segment GCAGCCAACCCGAACGAAGCAACCAAAGCCACTAAAAGTAATTTTTTCATGATAAATCCTTGAGAGTGAATTGTCTGCTGATTCTAAAACAAATTGCGGTAATGAAAAAGTAAAAAAGCCGTTTCGCCTGTTTTTAAATAATCACCCAATAGCCACGCACGGCAAGCCGTACGTGGTTACGATCAGCCTACGGCTGAGTGAGCCACGCTGTGGCTCCAAATTTCTCTAAGATGGCGCTCGTCTTTGACGAATGTTTTTATTTTCCTTATATATCGACCATTTACCTGAATCTATTGAGAGACCAAAGCTATTCGAAAAATCATAGCTTGTTAATATCTAAAGGAAATCCCCCTCTTTAGTAAAGAGGGGATAGGGGAGATTTGGCAGAATTAAATAACGAAGAAAATAACAGTTTAATATTTAAAAAACGAAAAAATAAATTTGATTAAGATAATGTTAAATTGAGTGGAGTATATAAATATTGAATGGATTTTAAATAAGATTAAATATAAAAGGCTTATTTTAAACAGACAATTTAGACATAATTTCTTATTCTTTGTTCATTAAAAATAGTAATAATGTGGTCTAATTTCAATTATACAAATTAATAATAAAATGAAGTTGCATATTACTTAATCTAAAGTTGTGTGCATTTTAGTCATTGTTGTATTGCTACATTAAGGAGCATTTTATGAAGAAAACATTTTTATCAAAAGCACTTATCGCAATTGCTGCGTGTTCAGTCTTTTTCTCTGCTACTGCTGCAAATGCAGAAGCAGGTAAGTGGAGAAAAACAGGCTTCCACTTTCTCGGATTATATCAATATTGCTATACCGCATATCCTTATGATTGTATGTGGTTACGCCCATAATAAACCCTAATTTTATATAAGAGTATGAATAAAATAAGCGGTCTTATTTTTCCTAAACTTTGCAAGTTTTAAGAAAAATTTGACCGCTTGTTCTAGAAAGATAAATAAATATTAAATTATTATAACCATTCAGAATATAAGCGTAATGCATTAGCTAACATTGCTTCTTGCCTATGTGGTTTATCGAAATGCAATGGGATCATTGACAAGAAAAGAAGTATTGTTGGAGCAATAATATCTTTATTACTAATATTTGGTAATAAAGTTTTTCTCATAAATACATCTTGAATTGCTTCTAAGCGAGAATCAATATTAAAGTGTAATTTCACTCCTAATGATTCTGATTTTTCTAATTTAAATGAATCCGCAATAATGAAATCATATAAACCAATAAATGAGTGGCAAAGTTTTGCTAAATCATAACTTTGGTTTCCATAGATTGTTAATTCTTGCTGAATATTTAATCCTCTCGGATCAATAACTTTAATATTATTGCTACGAGAGTCATACATTACATTACTGAAGCATAAATCCCCGTGTACTATAGCTGGGATTTCAGGTAGTTTTAATGTTCTTGTTACACACTCAGTTGCGATTTCTCTCAAAGATGGTAAATCAATGCCGTTATAGCGAGTCGATTGATCTAGATCTATACCGCTTTGTTCAGCATATTTTTCTAATCGTTCATAAGTCTTATCTGAATAGAGTGATAAAGAATCTACGTGTATTTTCTCCAATAGATCTTTATTTTCTTTAGGTAAATGTGCTCGAGATTCACTCATATAAAATGTAATTAAATTGAGTACCTTTTCCCAAAAAGCAACAGGGTTTTTCCCATGAACGAAAATCTCATTTAGAGGAAGAATTGGGAGATATTCTGTCTCATAAAATGGATTTCCCTTAAGTACACCAGCATTGATTAATTGAGGAGTAAAGCGTTTTAGTTGTGCGGGCAAATTGGCAAACCAATGTGCTTCAGCTTCAATTTTTCTAGCAGGTGTACCAGATTTCCAAACAACGCCATTTCCAATTTTTAATGAATTGAATGCTCTTTGTGTCGTAATAGAAGAACGAGATCTAAAATAAGTATTAATATGACCTAAGTCATACCATTCATTAACCTCTTTATGAATGGTATTTGGTTCTTCCTTAGCATACATATGCACAGATTGGACAAAATCCCCCTGGGTTGTAGCAAGAGCCTTAATAAATTTTTGGCTTGATGTAAAAGAGAAGTAACCACACCAAACGAGTGGAATATTTGTATTTGAATCCACTTCCCATTCGTAATCTTCTTGTGTACTAACAAGTGCAATGCAGTCATTTTCGAGAGGAATATTATTTAGGAGAGTATCTCCATGAAGTAATCTTAGTACTTCTTCATTATGACCAACAGTGTTCAATACATAGAGAACAGCCATACCTAATGATATTCCTTCAGGTATAAAAACAGGCTGAATATTTAAATTCTGAATTAATTCTTTCTCATCAATGCTTAGTGAATAATTCATAGGTAAAGAAACCACGATATGTTGGTCATTACCTAGGTTTTCTCGTAAAGCATTAACTTGAAAGGTTAATAGTTTACGATTACCAATTGGTAAAAAACATGGGGGAATAGCGCCAAACTCATTACGAAATTCAGCATTCACGTATGCAGCGGAGTTAATTAGAATCATATTCACCATCCATTTTTGTTAGTTTTCGAATTTCTTCGTAACTCATTGTAGCAAATTCATCTGGTCTGATAGCTCTATCATCAACATAAAAGCCATCATGTCCACACCAAGGTTTACCAACATAGATTTCATCATATGGCACATTATGGCGATTTAGCCAATCTATAATAATTGGTAATGTGTTAACATTAATTTTTCCCACATTTCCTTCATAAGTACGCATATTACGACTTGAACTAATAATAATTTCAAAGCCTTGTTTCTTATATTCTCGTAATTTCTCAATTACATCTAAAATTGGTTTAGCATTACGATAATCACCATTCTCTGTTAGAGTAATTGTATTATCTAAATCCATTATTAAGCGCTTCATTTTTCATTTCCTAATAAAGTAATATATTCATCTGGTGTGCCACAAAATAAAATATCTTCTTTTTCAATAAGATCATAAAGAACCAATCCATTTTGTTTTATGAGATCATTATAAAGAGGGGCTATATAATATTCATT contains these protein-coding regions:
- a CDS encoding phosphotransferase, producing MILINSAAYVNAEFRNEFGAIPPCFLPIGNRKLLTFQVNALRENLGNDQHIVVSLPMNYSLSIDEKELIQNLNIQPVFIPEGISLGMAVLYVLNTVGHNEEVLRLLHGDTLLNNIPLENDCIALVSTQEDYEWEVDSNTNIPLVWCGYFSFTSSQKFIKALATTQGDFVQSVHMYAKEEPNTIHKEVNEWYDLGHINTYFRSRSSITTQRAFNSLKIGNGVVWKSGTPARKIEAEAHWFANLPAQLKRFTPQLINAGVLKGNPFYETEYLPILPLNEIFVHGKNPVAFWEKVLNLITFYMSESRAHLPKENKDLLEKIHVDSLSLYSDKTYERLEKYAEQSGIDLDQSTRYNGIDLPSLREIATECVTRTLKLPEIPAIVHGDLCFSNVMYDSRSNNIKVIDPRGLNIQQELTIYGNQSYDLAKLCHSFIGLYDFIIADSFKLEKSESLGVKLHFNIDSRLEAIQDVFMRKTLLPNISNKDIIAPTILLFLSMIPLHFDKPHRQEAMLANALRLYSEWL
- a CDS encoding HAD-IIIC family phosphatase, coding for MDLDNTITLTENGDYRNAKPILDVIEKLREYKKQGFEIIISSSRNMRTYEGNVGKINVNTLPIIIDWLNRHNVPYDEIYVGKPWCGHDGFYVDDRAIRPDEFATMSYEEIRKLTKMDGEYDSN